From Rickettsia endosymbiont of Ceutorhynchus obstrictus, a single genomic window includes:
- a CDS encoding Bro-N domain-containing protein translates to MVDKEISNRANLAIFEDYAIRRIYDKKTKTWFFAIVDVIRVLTGAADPGNYWRVLKNRIKKENGYETITNCNGFKLKAPDGKMRQTDCANTEALLRIIQSIPSPKAEPFKLWLAKTGYERIQEIADPEKSIDRARDNWKRHGRSDKWIQQRMMGQETRNKLTDYWKSHEITKEKEFAILTNIIHEEWAGISVKEHKNIKGLKNHNLRDHMNEAELIFTALAELSTRQIAETRDATGMTENKIASKIGGDIAKKAKIALEHKTGKKVISTENYLPLKDKPTKKLTPTVK, encoded by the coding sequence ATGGTCGATAAAGAGATTAGTAATAGAGCTAATTTAGCAATTTTTGAAGATTATGCTATACGTCGTATATACGACAAAAAAACAAAAACTTGGTTTTTTGCTATAGTCGATGTGATTCGTGTACTTACGGGTGCGGCAGATCCTGGTAACTATTGGCGTGTGTTAAAAAATCGCATTAAGAAAGAAAATGGATATGAAACCATTACAAATTGTAATGGTTTCAAGTTGAAAGCTCCTGATGGAAAAATGCGTCAAACAGATTGTGCTAATACAGAAGCACTTTTGCGTATTATTCAGTCTATACCTTCACCAAAAGCAGAACCCTTTAAACTGTGGTTAGCTAAGACCGGCTATGAAAGGATTCAAGAAATTGCTGATCCAGAAAAATCAATTGATAGAGCAAGAGATAACTGGAAGCGACATGGTCGTAGTGATAAGTGGATACAGCAACGCATGATGGGGCAGGAAACTAGAAATAAATTGACTGATTACTGGAAAAGTCATGAAATAACAAAAGAGAAAGAATTTGCCATATTAACTAATATTATTCATGAAGAATGGGCTGGTATAAGTGTCAAAGAACATAAAAATATAAAAGGTTTAAAAAATCATAACTTACGTGATCATATGAATGAAGCAGAATTAATTTTTACTGCACTTGCTGAATTATCTACTCGACAAATAGCAGAAACTAGAGACGCTACGGGAATGACAGAAAATAAGATAGCAAGCAAAATAGGAGGAGATATAGCTAAAAAAGCTAAAATAGCTTTAGAACATAAAACAGGTAAAAAAGTAATTTCAACAGAAAATTATCTACCATTAAAAGATAAGCCTACAAAAAAGCTTACTCCCACAGTTAAATAA
- a CDS encoding reverse transcriptase domain-containing protein, whose translation MTVHSKDGKTWLTKLERIKLLSSQNEEIKFNNLGDIIDLGMLEEQYKELDSKKAVGIDGITKAVYGKDIKANLLVLLTKIRRGQYRTKPARITMISKEDGGKRPLVISCFEDKIIESAVSKILNAVFEPIFLKCSYGFRPKLNAHDALRELNRLTYNFNKGAIVEIDITKCFNTIGHNELMEFLSKKISDKKFLKLMKKLIETPIIENNTIALNKEGCRQGSMVSPILANIFLHYVIDSWFAKISKENIGGQAGMVRYCDDMVFVFENEEAARKFYEVLPTRLNKYGLNINEAKSQMIKSGRNHAENLAKQGKKIESYNFLGFTCYWGKSRFGTTWRLKYTTRKDRFTEKLKGLKEYLRSKLNERNKTQVLVQVIKVVKGWVNYHGISDNQRRVSSFIYHSRRAIF comes from the coding sequence ATGACCGTACACAGCAAAGACGGAAAGACATGGTTAACAAAACTTGAGCGTATAAAGTTGTTATCATCGCAAAATGAAGAGATAAAGTTCAATAATCTTGGAGATATCATAGACTTAGGGATGTTAGAGGAACAGTATAAGGAACTCGATAGTAAGAAAGCTGTAGGAATAGATGGTATAACTAAAGCAGTTTATGGAAAGGATATAAAGGCAAATTTGCTTGTACTACTTACCAAAATCCGTCGAGGTCAATACCGAACTAAACCTGCAAGAATTACTATGATTTCAAAAGAAGATGGAGGCAAGAGACCGTTGGTAATATCATGCTTTGAAGATAAGATAATCGAGTCTGCAGTAAGCAAGATATTAAATGCGGTGTTTGAACCAATATTTCTAAAATGTTCTTATGGGTTCCGCCCTAAATTAAATGCCCATGATGCACTAAGAGAATTAAATAGACTTACGTATAACTTTAATAAAGGAGCAATAGTTGAAATTGATATAACAAAGTGTTTTAATACAATTGGACATAACGAGCTGATGGAGTTTCTAAGCAAGAAAATATCAGATAAGAAATTTCTAAAGCTAATGAAGAAATTGATAGAAACACCGATTATAGAAAATAATACTATAGCTCTTAACAAAGAAGGTTGTCGTCAAGGTTCGATGGTTTCACCAATTTTAGCTAATATATTCTTACATTACGTGATTGATAGCTGGTTTGCAAAAATCAGTAAAGAAAACATAGGAGGACAAGCAGGTATGGTGAGATATTGTGATGATATGGTATTTGTTTTTGAGAATGAAGAAGCTGCAAGAAAGTTTTATGAGGTTTTACCGACAAGACTAAACAAGTACGGATTGAATATCAATGAGGCAAAATCGCAAATGATCAAATCCGGCAGAAACCATGCTGAAAATTTAGCTAAACAAGGTAAGAAGATTGAAAGTTATAACTTTCTTGGATTTACTTGTTACTGGGGTAAATCAAGGTTTGGCACAACATGGAGACTAAAATATACCACAAGAAAAGATCGATTTACTGAGAAACTTAAAGGACTGAAAGAATACCTGAGAAGCAAACTAAACGAGCGAAACAAAACACAGGTATTAGTGCAAGTCATCAAAGTAGTTAAGGGATGGGTCAATTATCATGGTATATCGGATAACCAAAGACGAGTAAGTTCATTTATTTATCATAGTAGACGTGCAATATTCTGA
- a CDS encoding DEAD/DEAH box helicase, whose product MVTELTKGLYEKYELLKKRYKDVFQDSTMSPQIRVKSLKDINDKSSSSNADLGRNINELLSEIALADNAKDLLKGQYSRVQDYYRYVQYYTKEQIFNKAIELKGSINLDIYLVIALMNKANKIATGYELRPVQILSTLEFFRENGALNKFCQVNTGEGKTTLTSLIAVIKALQGETVDIITSNEVLAQDAVRDREDFYSLFGLSVAHNNADHSHEKGTRDCYKHDIVYGTIGNFEFDYLKDRIKLSEAKGSRGFGSLIIDEADNVVLDNAAHVAKISGPIAGMEYLQYVYLNIWQALIKVEQILGLQDIEIDQVTIEDKRLIQEVMSICVKANINNSLIPKFLESYVDRKLDAWISNAVHARYDYYQYQHYLIGKKDTERSDISAEENVIPLLDI is encoded by the coding sequence ATGGTTACAGAATTGACCAAAGGTCTTTATGAGAAATATGAGTTACTTAAAAAGCGTTATAAAGACGTTTTTCAAGATAGTACAATGAGTCCACAAATTCGAGTAAAAAGCCTCAAGGATATTAATGATAAAAGCAGTAGTAGTAATGCAGATTTGGGGAGAAATATTAACGAATTACTAAGTGAAATAGCTCTAGCTGACAATGCTAAAGACTTACTTAAGGGGCAATATAGCAGGGTACAAGATTACTATAGGTATGTCCAATATTATACAAAAGAGCAGATATTCAATAAAGCAATAGAACTAAAGGGAAGTATAAATCTAGATATATATTTAGTTATTGCTTTAATGAATAAAGCTAATAAAATTGCTACTGGGTACGAATTAAGACCGGTACAAATTTTATCTACATTAGAATTTTTTAGAGAAAATGGTGCTTTAAATAAATTTTGTCAAGTTAATACTGGTGAAGGTAAGACTACGCTTACTTCGTTGATAGCTGTAATAAAAGCGTTACAGGGAGAAACTGTAGATATTATAACCAGCAATGAAGTATTAGCACAAGATGCTGTAAGAGATAGAGAGGATTTTTACTCTCTGTTTGGTCTTAGCGTTGCTCATAATAATGCAGACCATAGCCATGAGAAAGGTACTCGAGATTGTTACAAGCACGATATAGTGTATGGTACTATAGGCAACTTTGAATTTGATTACTTAAAAGATCGAATTAAATTATCTGAGGCGAAAGGAAGCAGAGGATTTGGTTCATTAATTATCGATGAAGCTGATAATGTTGTTTTAGATAATGCGGCTCATGTAGCTAAAATTTCTGGACCGATAGCCGGCATGGAATATTTGCAATATGTTTACCTTAATATATGGCAAGCACTGATTAAGGTGGAACAAATTTTAGGACTACAAGATATAGAAATCGATCAGGTTACTATCGAAGATAAAAGATTAATCCAAGAAGTAATGAGTATTTGTGTAAAGGCTAATATAAATAATAGTTTGATTCCTAAGTTTTTAGAAAGCTATGTTGATAGAAAGCTAGATGCCTGGATTAGCAATGCTGTACATGCAAGGTATGATTATTACCAATATCAACATTATCTTATTGGTAAGAAGGATACCGAGCGAAGTGATATAAGTGCGGAAGAGAATGTTATTCCTTTACTGGATATCTAG
- a CDS encoding tetratricopeptide repeat protein, with product MSKIKSLGNVSESRCNNAFNRYDDLEYQYQYDDIIYIGNKLIEEYNLSSSTKPIIFISPLGQDRDSEGIKIEASNLLRKAQSNLENEQKAVGIFNTGGNHWIAYLLFKIEDSIQCLYKDSLGTKRNDFEQIFEEDFYKDKDYVDSSIRLINTEVEQILEFEPLIDSTHQHVSCGIFALKNMLVLAGINSSIQFESVLQFFTPGNTEESYTHSIVVARKELAKKYFGAKIEELKADYVRKIVVDHHNTEANKLAEVIDISEREIDVRSLLQNPLEYSYGINYPVADKKFLINKLQKLGIKYKEIDNVFIIKPMAFRIGANEKINNLVTIIQSNNSDFNPAQEINHSSFTTLIFLQCSVESKLKPLAIEILQNYDIAVPDSFKVTPSLEILPEPIIENVSGNIEEIRAIVEQVVKSKESNTYKIEKLQEIESTQYKPLIKELAYKTDSNETSNLIIILSDLGKLHIELGGLSGEVKYYTDAAVLYNYVITIMNADKSLQKFPTVLASLEQGVFPYSQLNIIQSKLLKAVKGIEVDSIKEKRTKIIDKNSIDQISHKELLAELRTKIKAKVTEIEEVRSANSKVETREYIEISRTIFEEIATEMKHYLALLYKEAKEILEVPPCQYAIIGLGSMALKQMTPYSDLEFAIIIEKYTPEIVTYFRNLSHLVHFKMINLGETIIPTSKYGVDMSHLVHQAVNFDLGGKTPLGRVDKDKPYDLIGTIDWLIHYVRNDQNKAIHIDKNLPYILEKVCYIYGNEQLVTAYKAEVQKFLQQDYETTEKEYHGLKNYQVRALKVLKEGAIEINYLQKGNSELKDVSFKGDLLKLNPVFSDRAEGKLFDVKQEIYRLPDRMLYNLGMYYGIDGDSAWDTVDKLYKQGIINLEAANNLQMAITFATTLRLTTYSHNNCQRDDMFTYHLALEHLSEEERERYTEKTFYIEDTKVLHDFYYVMLRVIEMVKGLCDAESRESIEELLRQDKLYDDNNYNKAMVHARFLEYDRALECMEAAKANNPEDLMLLYDLYFLYRKTSKLEKIDEIMENIIKIQLYSRMHGNGNIGGDDLSIANSYANFALANQAQGKLDQAIKCQTLALNVQNKIYESNLNNADIAASYNNLANMYEAQGKYELAIFYQKKSLDIHLEIFNHDSNHFEIAGNYDSLGNIYLDIEKSDNAVECYTKALNIRLKIYGNHPNHPEIAASYNNLGNAYRSQSKYDLALIYFQHALQIHLKLYEYNPEHHGTAIIYNSLGNVYTTLKQYEKAINCYNKALEIDHKVYKYIPNHPHLACDYYTLGAYYKDIGNVSKAIECHYTALRMRHEAYHTNPNHPEVASSYTALGSMLEYTAAIQYHNKALTIYKECYKQNLNHPNIAGVYHDLGIVFSQNGEHIKAAEYCELAREIFLKAYDTNPNNINIINVCNSLGIIYDDMGMQYKDNTKFDQAIRYYQEALDIRLNIYQDTPHLDLVRSYSNLMRVYKNSDQRDKMSECIKKALDITTKLHSDNITTPQDTFINNNLPSPSLKQITDEETIATPYNQLQMLELPDDNTNTANDYNNLGADYFQKNQYQEAIIYFNKALTLPTTSPQENLQQVVSCNYLGMVYLATKQYDKALECYGRALNIQNNHNQPHTAASYCGLGMAYFSQHKYQQSIEYYLKALDIQQKIHTSSSDYMHIAGTYHKLGDAYDQSGNYAAAIDCFQKAIFPNPSFLIFYKLGLSLLRNGNFELSKDYLEQALETPNIYIFPQKVQDVQKLLSCNLVQLGNIALLEGNVEKAIMYYNEINEKYTNINSSDFISLQLSHSAVAYENYALLAAINCQLVLLKVDSKLCHGNHYHNLACFYAAIDNIELANETFIKALNHREVKGSLYAEYAQFLIINKENKALDIKTHLISKYLYTAMSSDNTEGLEYGILEKNSICTILKSIIEQENKAVRVNPKILAYYLLIKYPEYIFENDNINTLLKSLHDYCDRLQDEVSFKLLADCYNNIDNEESVILAGLISLENNW from the coding sequence ATGTCAAAAATAAAAAGCCTTGGTAATGTAAGTGAGTCAAGATGTAATAATGCTTTTAATAGATACGATGATTTAGAATATCAATACCAATACGATGATATTATATATATAGGAAATAAATTGATTGAAGAATACAATTTATCATCATCTACTAAACCTATTATATTTATAAGTCCTCTAGGACAGGATAGAGATTCAGAAGGTATTAAAATTGAAGCATCTAATCTCTTAAGAAAAGCACAAAGTAATTTAGAGAATGAGCAAAAAGCAGTAGGTATATTTAATACAGGCGGTAATCACTGGATAGCATATCTATTATTTAAGATAGAAGATTCGATTCAATGTCTTTATAAAGATTCTTTAGGAACTAAACGTAATGATTTTGAGCAAATTTTTGAAGAGGATTTTTATAAGGATAAAGATTATGTAGATAGTTCTATTCGATTAATAAATACTGAAGTTGAACAAATTTTAGAGTTTGAACCATTAATTGATAGTACTCACCAACATGTGAGCTGCGGAATATTTGCTTTAAAGAATATGCTAGTATTAGCAGGAATTAATTCTTCTATACAATTCGAAAGTGTTCTGCAATTTTTTACTCCAGGAAATACAGAAGAAAGTTATACTCATTCTATAGTTGTTGCACGAAAAGAATTAGCGAAAAAATATTTTGGGGCAAAAATTGAAGAACTTAAGGCGGATTATGTTAGAAAAATAGTAGTGGATCATCATAATACTGAGGCAAATAAGTTAGCAGAAGTTATTGATATCTCGGAGAGAGAAATCGATGTTCGTTCATTATTACAAAATCCTTTAGAATACAGTTATGGAATTAATTATCCTGTTGCTGATAAGAAATTTCTAATAAATAAATTACAAAAGCTAGGAATAAAATACAAAGAAATAGATAACGTATTTATAATAAAACCTATGGCATTTAGAATTGGTGCTAATGAAAAAATCAACAACCTAGTGACGATAATTCAATCTAATAATAGCGATTTTAATCCAGCTCAAGAGATTAATCATTCCTCGTTCACCACGTTAATTTTCTTGCAATGTAGTGTTGAATCAAAGCTAAAACCCTTAGCAATAGAGATTTTGCAAAATTATGATATTGCCGTACCTGATTCCTTTAAAGTAACACCATCTCTAGAAATACTACCTGAACCAATAATAGAAAATGTTAGCGGTAACATAGAGGAGATAAGAGCTATTGTAGAACAAGTGGTAAAATCAAAAGAATCAAATACTTATAAAATTGAAAAACTACAAGAAATAGAAAGCACTCAGTATAAGCCTTTAATAAAAGAATTAGCTTATAAGACAGATAGTAATGAAACAAGCAATTTGATTATTATACTAAGCGATTTAGGTAAATTACATATAGAACTAGGTGGTTTAAGTGGGGAAGTAAAGTACTATACAGATGCAGCTGTTCTTTATAATTACGTTATAACTATCATGAATGCAGATAAAAGTTTGCAAAAGTTTCCTACTGTACTAGCTTCTTTAGAGCAAGGGGTCTTTCCATATTCACAGCTAAATATTATACAAAGTAAACTATTGAAAGCAGTTAAAGGTATTGAAGTTGATAGTATAAAAGAGAAAAGAACCAAGATTATAGATAAGAATAGCATAGACCAAATATCGCATAAAGAGTTATTAGCGGAACTGCGAACTAAAATAAAAGCAAAAGTTACTGAAATAGAGGAAGTAAGATCAGCAAATTCTAAAGTAGAGACTAGAGAATATATAGAAATATCAAGAACTATATTTGAGGAAATAGCTACGGAGATGAAGCACTATCTTGCTTTACTATACAAAGAAGCAAAAGAAATATTAGAAGTGCCGCCATGTCAATATGCAATAATAGGATTGGGTTCAATGGCACTAAAGCAGATGACACCTTATTCTGATTTAGAGTTTGCAATTATCATTGAAAAATATACACCGGAAATAGTTACTTACTTTAGAAACTTAAGTCATTTAGTACATTTTAAGATGATCAATCTTGGGGAGACTATAATTCCTACTAGCAAGTATGGGGTTGACATGAGTCACTTAGTACATCAAGCAGTAAACTTTGATCTTGGAGGAAAGACTCCACTCGGTAGGGTTGACAAAGATAAACCGTATGATCTGATAGGTACAATTGATTGGTTAATACATTACGTACGTAATGATCAAAACAAAGCTATTCACATAGATAAAAACCTTCCTTATATTTTAGAGAAAGTCTGTTATATTTACGGGAATGAACAACTGGTTACAGCTTACAAAGCTGAAGTACAAAAGTTTTTACAACAAGACTATGAAACTACAGAAAAAGAATATCACGGCTTAAAGAATTATCAAGTTAGAGCACTGAAAGTACTTAAAGAAGGAGCTATAGAAATAAATTATCTACAAAAAGGAAATTCAGAGTTAAAGGATGTATCTTTTAAAGGAGATTTGCTGAAGTTAAATCCAGTTTTTAGTGATAGAGCGGAAGGAAAATTATTTGATGTCAAGCAGGAGATATATCGTTTACCGGACAGGATGCTTTATAATCTAGGAATGTATTATGGAATTGATGGAGATAGTGCCTGGGATACAGTTGATAAGTTGTATAAACAAGGTATTATCAATCTAGAAGCTGCTAATAATCTACAAATGGCAATAACCTTTGCTACTACGCTCAGGCTTACCACCTATAGTCATAATAACTGTCAAAGGGATGATATGTTTACATATCACCTAGCACTGGAACATTTGAGTGAAGAGGAAAGAGAAAGATATACAGAAAAGACGTTCTATATTGAGGATACGAAAGTATTACATGATTTTTACTATGTAATGCTGAGAGTAATAGAAATGGTAAAAGGCTTATGTGATGCTGAATCTCGTGAAAGCATAGAAGAGTTACTAAGACAGGATAAGCTATATGACGATAACAATTATAACAAAGCTATGGTTCATGCTAGATTCTTAGAATATGATAGAGCTCTAGAATGCATGGAAGCTGCTAAAGCAAACAATCCTGAAGATTTAATGTTATTATATGATTTATATTTTTTATATCGAAAAACATCAAAATTAGAAAAAATTGATGAAATTATGGAAAATATAATAAAAATACAACTTTATTCACGTATGCATGGTAATGGTAATATTGGCGGAGATGATCTTAGTATTGCTAATAGTTATGCTAATTTTGCTTTGGCAAACCAAGCTCAAGGAAAATTAGATCAAGCAATTAAGTGCCAAACTCTAGCATTAAATGTACAAAACAAAATTTACGAATCGAACCTAAATAATGCCGATATTGCTGCTAGCTATAATAATTTAGCTAATATGTACGAAGCTCAAGGAAAATATGAATTAGCAATTTTCTATCAAAAAAAATCACTAGATATACATTTAGAAATTTTCAATCATGATTCTAACCATTTTGAGATTGCAGGTAACTATGATAGTTTAGGAAATATTTATTTAGATATAGAAAAATCAGATAACGCAGTTGAATGTTATACTAAAGCACTTAATATCAGACTTAAGATTTATGGAAATCATCCTAATCATCCTGAAATAGCTGCTAGCTATAACAATTTAGGAAATGCATATCGCAGTCAAAGTAAATATGATTTAGCGTTGATTTACTTTCAGCATGCATTACAGATTCATCTTAAACTCTATGAATACAATCCAGAGCATCACGGAACTGCCATTATCTATAATAGCTTAGGAAATGTGTATACAACTCTAAAGCAATATGAAAAGGCAATAAATTGTTACAATAAGGCCTTAGAGATAGATCACAAGGTTTACAAATACATTCCAAACCATCCTCACCTTGCTTGTGATTACTATACTTTAGGAGCATATTATAAAGATATAGGAAATGTTTCTAAAGCAATTGAATGTCATTATACTGCTTTAAGGATGCGGCATGAAGCGTATCACACTAATCCTAATCATCCTGAGGTTGCAAGTAGCTATACCGCATTAGGATCAATGTTGGAATATACTGCTGCAATTCAATACCATAACAAAGCATTAACAATATATAAGGAATGTTATAAGCAAAATCTAAATCATCCTAATATTGCTGGAGTTTATCATGATTTAGGAATTGTATTTTCGCAAAATGGTGAGCATATTAAAGCTGCTGAATATTGCGAATTAGCACGAGAAATTTTCTTAAAAGCTTATGATACAAACCCAAACAATATAAATATTATTAATGTATGTAACAGTTTAGGTATTATATATGACGACATGGGTATGCAATATAAAGATAACACAAAATTTGACCAAGCAATTCGTTATTATCAAGAAGCATTAGATATAAGGCTTAACATTTATCAAGACACTCCACACCTTGATCTTGTAAGAAGTTATAGTAATTTAATGAGAGTATATAAAAATAGTGATCAGCGTGATAAAATGTCAGAGTGTATTAAGAAAGCATTAGATATTACTACTAAACTTCACAGCGATAATATAACTACACCTCAAGACACTTTTATTAACAATAATTTACCTTCTCCCTCTTTAAAACAAATTACAGATGAAGAAACAATAGCAACACCCTATAATCAGTTGCAGATGTTAGAACTGCCGGATGATAATACTAACACTGCTAATGATTACAATAATTTAGGAGCAGATTATTTTCAAAAAAATCAATATCAGGAAGCAATTATTTACTTTAACAAAGCATTAACGCTACCTACAACTTCTCCTCAAGAAAACTTACAGCAAGTGGTTAGTTGTAATTATTTAGGCATGGTATATCTAGCTACAAAGCAGTATGACAAGGCGTTAGAATGTTATGGTCGTGCATTAAACATACAAAATAATCATAATCAACCTCATACTGCCGCTAGTTATTGTGGTTTAGGAATGGCTTATTTTAGTCAGCATAAATATCAACAATCGATTGAATATTATCTAAAAGCATTAGACATACAACAGAAAATTCATACATCTTCCTCAGATTATATGCATATTGCAGGTACTTATCATAAATTAGGAGACGCATATGATCAGAGCGGGAATTATGCAGCAGCAATCGATTGTTTCCAAAAAGCAATTTTCCCTAACCCTTCGTTTCTTATATTCTATAAATTAGGATTATCATTATTACGTAATGGAAATTTTGAATTATCTAAAGATTACCTTGAGCAAGCTTTAGAAACCCCTAACATCTATATATTTCCCCAAAAAGTTCAGGACGTGCAAAAGCTGCTATCTTGCAATTTAGTACAATTAGGTAATATAGCATTACTAGAAGGCAATGTAGAGAAAGCAATAATGTATTATAATGAGATAAATGAGAAATATACAAATATTAATTCTAGTGATTTTATAAGTTTACAACTTTCACATTCAGCTGTGGCTTATGAAAATTATGCGTTATTAGCTGCAATAAATTGTCAGCTAGTACTACTAAAAGTTGATTCTAAATTGTGCCATGGAAATCATTATCATAATTTAGCTTGTTTTTATGCTGCCATAGATAATATAGAATTAGCCAATGAAACTTTTATTAAAGCTTTAAATCATCGTGAAGTAAAAGGAAGTTTGTATGCAGAATATGCTCAGTTCTTGATTATTAACAAAGAAAATAAAGCTTTAGATATTAAAACTCATCTTATATCAAAATATCTATATACAGCTATGAGCAGCGATAATACTGAGGGCTTAGAATATGGTATCTTAGAAAAAAACTCTATCTGTACTATATTAAAAAGTATTATAGAACAAGAAAATAAAGCTGTTAGGGTAAACCCTAAAATACTAGCGTATTATTTACTGATTAAGTACCCCGAATATATATTTGAAAATGATAATATAAATACTCTATTAAAATCACTGCATGATTATTGTGATAGGCTACAAGATGAAGTATCATTCAAACTTCTTGCGGATTGTTATAATAATATTGATAATGAAGAGAGTGTTATATTAGCCGGCTTAATAAGCTTAGAAAATAATTGGTAG
- a CDS encoding DeoR family transcriptional regulator, giving the protein MSRAERINALIVKWQIKVGDNRFNSIGQEIIKNLAVSPFCTINNTSKKFGVAFTTAQRAINKLEKLGIILQTSTGKRDKIYCATEILNILEEPTKITENLDGILQT; this is encoded by the coding sequence TTGTCACGAGCTGAACGTATTAATGCATTAATTGTAAAATGGCAGATTAAAGTAGGCGATAATCGTTTTAACAGTATAGGTCAAGAAATCATAAAAAATTTGGCAGTATCACCTTTTTGCACCATAAACAATACATCAAAAAAATTTGGAGTGGCATTTACAACTGCTCAACGAGCAATAAATAAACTAGAAAAATTAGGAATTATTTTACAAACCTCTACTGGAAAAAGAGATAAGATTTATTGTGCTACCGAAATTTTGAATATTTTAGAGGAACCAACAAAAATTACAGAAAATTTAGATGGTATCTTACAAACATAA
- a CDS encoding recombinase family protein produces MHHLVLLVEYLRQKKIGFKSICDGSIDTTTASGELIFNIFSSLAQFERRLIQERTKAGLDAARVRGRKGGRKKIENTNPKVLTAKKMHKNHGMSIGDICETLKISRASFYRYITL; encoded by the coding sequence ATGCATCATTTGGTATTACTTGTTGAATATCTAAGACAAAAAAAAATAGGTTTTAAGTCTATTTGTGATGGCTCTATTGATACTACCACCGCATCTGGAGAACTAATTTTTAATATATTCTCATCACTCGCTCAATTTGAACGAAGACTTATCCAGGAAAGAACTAAAGCTGGACTTGATGCAGCTAGAGTGAGAGGTAGAAAAGGTGGACGCAAGAAAATTGAAAACACTAATCCTAAGGTGCTTACTGCTAAGAAGATGCATAAAAATCATGGTATGAGTATAGGCGATATTTGTGAAACTTTGAAAATATCTAGAGCGAGCTTTTATAGATATATTACCTTATAA
- a CDS encoding recombinase family protein, producing the protein MVQNTAKTIGYIRTSTNKQDLTNQRHEILSYTNQNNLKVDEFIEVQLSSHKTPKQRRIDELIQKLGSANTLIVTELSRLGRSTSEVIDLVNNLIKNRIKLIIIKQNIIIKGTEYDITSKIMVTFFSLFAELERDMVSLRTKDALAAKKASGIRLGKPLGTIQKSKFDKDLEKIKELLSYSLSVRKIANYMGYMNSLSLNKYLNKRKIKEQIISNLPTSKLVKG; encoded by the coding sequence ATGGTTCAAAATACAGCAAAAACCATCGGTTATATTAGAACTTCAACTAATAAACAGGATTTAACAAATCAACGACACGAGATTTTATCTTATACAAATCAGAATAATCTTAAAGTTGATGAATTTATTGAGGTTCAGCTATCTTCACATAAAACTCCAAAGCAAAGACGCATAGATGAACTAATCCAAAAATTAGGTTCTGCCAATACATTAATAGTTACTGAACTTAGCAGATTAGGTAGAAGCACTTCAGAAGTAATAGATTTGGTAAATAACCTGATAAAAAATAGAATCAAACTAATAATTATAAAGCAAAATATTATAATTAAAGGTACTGAATACGATATTACGTCTAAAATTATGGTTACCTTTTTCTCCTTATTTGCTGAGTTGGAACGTGACATGGTAAGCCTAAGAACAAAAGATGCTTTGGCAGCTAAAAAGGCTAGTGGTATTCGGCTTGGGAAACCTTTAGGTACCATACAGAAAAGTAAATTTGATAAAGATTTAGAGAAAATTAAAGAACTGTTATCTTATAGTTTGTCTGTACGTAAAATAGCAAATTATATGGGGTATATGAATTCCCTATCTTTAAATAAATATTTAAATAAAAGGAAGATTAAAGAACAAATTATAAGCAATTTGCCAACCAGTAAACTGGTTAAAGGTTAA